The following are encoded in a window of Chthoniobacterales bacterium genomic DNA:
- a CDS encoding SGNH/GDSL hydrolase family protein: MRILRPLHPSQVAELLAISRCAVVVLMSLFLPISHAFGQNPPTFSQVIVFGDSYSDDGNVRRRTETASGGQVSYPSGVYNFADGRFTNSANTTPGSAMYAGLWHEQLAQSFLGLPAATFSLGGGTDFAFGAATTQNGTSERTVIPSPGGDLTITIDNMGKQVDDYLASHAVNGNALYLVWGGINDLLNDESPASVSATANRVGSLISRLALAGANHILVPNVPPLGMFPNYAGDEARITSLNEAAGAYRFQLDAALDSTVNTLAAQGVHPTIYRLDIWSRFVRIAAQPSDYGFTDIGHVAQGDSSANPDQFLFWDVLHPTTAGHFQIAKEANRALSGSAGASARALNLSSRVTVGTGENVSIAGFIITGSIAKRVLLRGIGPSLTGSGVPDVLANPTLELFDSANSSLATNDNWRTTQESEIAATGLAPTNDLESAIIRTLAPGSYTAVLAGQNGGNGNGLVEVYDLDTAPGATLANISTRGFVGVGNNVLIGGLIIGSGQGPIVAMRAIGPSLLNAGITHPLLDPTIELHNGNGDEIEFNDDWKDTQTAAIRAIGLTPADDREATIVASLEPGNYTVIVRGRNNTTGVALVEAYRIP, encoded by the coding sequence ATGAGAATTCTGCGCCCGCTTCACCCAAGCCAAGTAGCTGAGCTCCTCGCGATTTCGCGATGCGCGGTGGTCGTGCTCATGTCCCTCTTTCTTCCAATCAGTCACGCCTTCGGACAGAACCCGCCCACGTTCTCTCAAGTCATTGTTTTTGGGGACAGCTACTCTGACGACGGGAACGTTCGGCGCCGAACGGAAACCGCGTCAGGAGGACAGGTCAGTTATCCCAGCGGCGTTTACAATTTTGCGGACGGCCGGTTCACCAATAGCGCGAACACCACTCCTGGATCTGCGATGTACGCCGGTCTCTGGCACGAACAGCTCGCGCAAAGCTTTCTCGGTTTGCCGGCAGCGACCTTCAGTCTGGGTGGCGGGACCGATTTCGCGTTTGGCGCAGCGACCACCCAGAACGGCACCAGCGAACGGACAGTGATCCCCTCCCCGGGCGGGGATCTCACCATCACGATCGATAACATGGGCAAACAGGTCGACGATTATCTGGCCAGCCATGCCGTGAATGGGAACGCCCTCTATCTCGTCTGGGGCGGGATCAACGATCTCCTTAATGACGAAAGCCCTGCCAGTGTGTCGGCTACGGCCAACCGAGTGGGCAGCCTGATAAGCCGTCTGGCCCTGGCGGGAGCAAATCACATCCTCGTGCCAAACGTGCCGCCGCTGGGCATGTTCCCAAATTACGCTGGGGACGAGGCAAGAATAACTTCCCTGAACGAAGCGGCGGGCGCCTATCGGTTTCAACTGGACGCGGCTCTGGATTCGACGGTGAACACCCTGGCCGCGCAGGGCGTCCATCCCACCATTTATCGGCTCGATATTTGGTCGCGTTTTGTTCGGATCGCCGCGCAGCCCTCCGATTATGGCTTCACCGATATTGGCCACGTGGCGCAAGGCGACTCTTCCGCCAACCCCGATCAATTCCTTTTCTGGGATGTTCTTCACCCGACCACCGCCGGGCATTTTCAGATTGCGAAAGAGGCGAACCGCGCGTTGAGCGGTTCAGCTGGCGCTTCCGCAAGAGCATTGAATCTTTCCAGTCGAGTCACGGTCGGCACCGGCGAGAATGTCTCGATCGCCGGTTTCATCATCACGGGCTCGATCGCGAAACGCGTGTTGCTTCGCGGGATCGGTCCCTCCCTAACCGGCAGCGGCGTCCCGGACGTGCTGGCAAATCCCACGCTTGAGCTTTTCGATTCGGCCAACAGTTCCCTGGCAACAAACGACAATTGGAGGACAACCCAGGAGTCGGAGATCGCGGCGACCGGCCTCGCGCCCACGAATGATTTGGAGTCGGCTATCATCCGGACGCTGGCGCCCGGGTCTTACACCGCGGTGTTGGCCGGCCAGAATGGAGGGAACGGGAACGGGCTCGTGGAGGTTTATGATCTGGATACCGCACCGGGCGCGACCCTGGCTAATATCAGCACGCGCGGGTTTGTCGGTGTCGGGAATAACGTGCTGATCGGAGGCCTCATCATCGGCAGCGGCCAGGGACCGATCGTAGCAATGCGCGCCATCGGGCCGAGCTTGTTGAATGCGGGGATCACGCATCCTTTGTTGGACCCAACGATCGAGCTCCATAACGGCAATGGCGATGAAATCGAGTTCAACGACGATTGGAAGGACACGCAAACGGCAGCGATTCGGGCTATCGGGCTAACCCCAGCCGACGATCGCGAAGCGACCATCGTCGCGTCACTGGAGCCGGGGAATTACACCGTCATCGTTCGCGGCAGGAACAACACGACCGGTGTCGCGCTGGTCGAAGCCTACCGCATCCCGTAG
- a CDS encoding proteasome accessory factor PafA2 family protein — MAGAILPAMQRVFGLETEYGITIQGAPSVDVVAESIALVRSYTDHGAHMKWDYRLEDPHRDARGFRAPELLQDTDESAYYEIDRKRPLSFEEIKSDLVLSNGARFYNDHAHPEYSTPECTTLRQLVAHEKAGERILAECARRRNLKLPAGQEVRLFKNNTDFAGHSYGCHDNYLIRRDLPWDRLVGGILPFLITRQIFAGAGKMGVEAESGGGQPGVFQISQRADFFSTLVSIDTMNKRPLVNTRDEPHADASRYRRFHVIIGDSNMSEWATALKTGTTALVLGLIERDQAPQIEIAQPINATKSISRDQGHDWIIELSDGRKISAIDVQRLYLKAAQGEGGADPETAWLLREWEQVLNDLERDVTATRDRVDWAAKWSLLDAFREEQKISWSDPWLQALDLEYHNIQPDQGLFHELARQGSMRAIVSEREIKNAIFSPPETTRAYFRGRAVARFNHAISSIQWDEIAFTDGQESRVVVLPEPSGGERLGKLNELVNAETEFEEFFRELAR, encoded by the coding sequence GTGGCTGGCGCTATCTTGCCGGCGATGCAGCGGGTATTCGGCCTCGAAACGGAATACGGGATTACGATTCAGGGCGCGCCGAGCGTGGATGTCGTCGCCGAATCGATCGCGCTGGTGCGCTCCTACACCGACCACGGCGCACACATGAAATGGGATTACCGTCTCGAAGATCCTCATCGCGACGCTCGCGGATTCCGCGCCCCGGAATTACTCCAGGACACCGATGAATCCGCCTACTATGAAATCGACCGGAAACGGCCGCTGAGCTTCGAGGAAATTAAAAGCGACCTTGTTCTCTCGAACGGCGCGCGTTTTTACAACGACCACGCTCATCCGGAGTATTCCACGCCGGAATGTACCACCCTGCGCCAGCTCGTGGCCCACGAGAAAGCCGGCGAACGCATTTTGGCGGAGTGCGCGCGTCGCCGGAACCTGAAACTCCCGGCCGGACAGGAAGTGCGCCTGTTCAAGAACAACACGGATTTTGCCGGGCACAGTTACGGCTGCCACGACAATTACCTGATTCGGCGAGATCTTCCGTGGGACCGCCTCGTCGGAGGCATCCTGCCATTCCTGATTACGCGGCAAATTTTCGCGGGCGCGGGAAAGATGGGAGTTGAAGCGGAGAGCGGTGGCGGACAGCCGGGGGTATTTCAAATTTCACAGCGGGCCGACTTCTTCAGCACGCTCGTGAGCATCGACACGATGAACAAACGCCCCCTGGTCAACACCCGCGACGAACCTCACGCGGACGCGAGCCGTTACCGGCGCTTTCATGTCATCATCGGCGATTCCAACATGAGTGAATGGGCCACGGCCTTGAAGACTGGAACGACCGCGCTCGTGCTCGGTCTGATCGAACGCGACCAGGCGCCCCAGATCGAGATCGCGCAGCCGATCAACGCCACAAAATCGATCAGCCGCGATCAGGGCCATGATTGGATCATCGAGCTGAGCGATGGACGAAAAATCTCGGCCATCGACGTGCAGCGGCTTTACCTGAAGGCGGCCCAGGGCGAGGGCGGCGCTGATCCGGAAACAGCGTGGCTTCTCCGGGAATGGGAACAGGTATTGAACGATCTCGAGCGGGATGTCACGGCGACGCGCGACCGGGTCGATTGGGCCGCGAAGTGGTCCCTGCTCGACGCTTTCCGGGAGGAACAGAAAATTTCATGGAGCGATCCATGGCTTCAGGCCCTCGACCTCGAGTATCACAATATCCAACCAGACCAGGGGTTGTTCCATGAGCTGGCGCGGCAGGGATCGATGCGCGCCATTGTGAGCGAGCGGGAAATCAAGAACGCGATCTTTTCGCCACCCGAAACAACGCGAGCTTACTTCCGCGGCCGCGCCGTCGCGCGCTTCAATCATGCGATCAGCTCCATTCAATGGGACGAGATCGCGTTCACCGATGGCCAGGAATCACGCGTGGTCGTATTGCCGGAACCAAGCGGCGGCGAACGCCTGGGAAAATTGAACGAGCTCGTGAATGCGGAGACGGAGTTCGAGGAGTTTTTCCGGGAGCTGGCGCGCTGA
- a CDS encoding LuxR C-terminal-related transcriptional regulator, whose protein sequence is MLLPPSIERTMAGPAISKQALLVVSPSGRIQFATARAIQWLKDLAVSPPNRGPHPPAGWLADFVLSSQLSRLVVDRSGKELRFQIIHREQNSICLLLEQTAKKSATNKARGHLTQRQVEVLSWVARGKTNAQIASILRLKTGTIGKYLERIFPKLGVENRTAAASFVLGTNGAA, encoded by the coding sequence ATGTTGCTGCCCCCATCAATCGAGCGAACCATGGCCGGACCGGCCATTTCCAAGCAAGCATTGCTGGTTGTTTCCCCCAGTGGCCGCATTCAATTCGCGACTGCGCGTGCGATCCAGTGGCTAAAAGATTTGGCGGTTTCCCCCCCGAATCGCGGGCCCCATCCGCCCGCGGGCTGGCTCGCAGACTTTGTTTTGTCGAGCCAGCTGTCGCGGTTGGTCGTTGATCGTTCTGGGAAGGAGCTTCGCTTCCAGATCATCCACCGGGAACAGAACTCGATCTGTTTGCTTCTGGAACAAACCGCCAAAAAGTCCGCCACGAACAAGGCCCGAGGCCATCTCACCCAGCGTCAGGTCGAGGTCCTTTCGTGGGTGGCCCGCGGCAAGACGAATGCACAGATCGCCAGCATTCTGCGGTTGAAGACAGGAACAATTGGGAAATATCTGGAGCGCATTTTCCCCAAACTCGGCGTCGAAAACCGGACTGCGGCGGCCAGCTTCGTCCTGGGAACGAACGGCGCCGCTTAG
- a CDS encoding TIGR03862 family flavoprotein yields the protein MPANLPILVIGGGPAGLRAAEVANAAGAEVILCDAQTSVGRKFLIAGRGGLNLTHGETVENFPARYGDELERWRDLLREFGPTELREWAAGLGVETYVGSSGRVFPKGQKAAGLLRAWMRRLRTGGVDLRTGLRFKGLTREASGWRAEFQTDGGESSLTASAIILALGGASWPETGSDGTWPTILAAHGIEIAPWQAANCGWEVAWPPQVLARAEGLPLKNLTVGAGDETVSGELLITRHGLEGGAIYRLGRQLRSMPQPSLTIDFKPQLTIEMMRQRAANLRSEVDWFRAWKLSIGAIALLESNSTGSVLDLDQAIARVKNFSVLLRGPRPIAEAISSAGGVAWCELDEALMLRKLPGVFVAGEMIDWEAPTGGYLLQGCFATATRAGRGAATMWPSLPS from the coding sequence ATGCCTGCCAACCTTCCCATCCTCGTCATCGGTGGCGGCCCAGCCGGATTGCGGGCGGCGGAAGTCGCAAATGCAGCTGGGGCTGAAGTCATCCTCTGCGATGCGCAGACCTCGGTCGGACGAAAATTCCTCATCGCCGGCCGGGGCGGACTAAACCTTACCCATGGAGAAACGGTGGAGAATTTTCCGGCGCGTTATGGGGATGAACTGGAACGGTGGCGCGATCTGCTGCGCGAATTCGGGCCGACGGAGTTGCGCGAGTGGGCGGCGGGGCTTGGCGTTGAAACTTATGTAGGCAGCAGCGGACGCGTTTTTCCAAAAGGACAGAAAGCCGCAGGATTGTTGCGCGCGTGGATGAGGCGACTGCGGACCGGGGGCGTGGATCTCCGGACCGGTTTGCGCTTCAAGGGTCTCACGCGCGAAGCCAGCGGCTGGCGCGCCGAATTCCAAACCGACGGGGGCGAATCTTCCCTTACCGCCAGCGCGATTATTCTCGCGCTCGGCGGTGCGTCCTGGCCGGAGACAGGATCGGATGGCACGTGGCCCACGATCCTGGCCGCCCACGGAATCGAAATCGCACCCTGGCAAGCAGCAAACTGTGGTTGGGAGGTCGCCTGGCCGCCCCAGGTATTGGCCCGTGCGGAAGGATTACCTCTCAAGAATCTCACCGTGGGCGCGGGCGACGAGACGGTCTCGGGCGAGTTGCTGATAACGCGTCACGGCCTCGAAGGCGGCGCGATTTATCGCCTGGGCCGCCAGCTTCGTTCGATGCCGCAGCCCTCCCTGACAATCGATTTCAAGCCGCAGCTCACGATCGAAATGATGCGGCAGCGCGCGGCAAATTTGCGAAGCGAAGTCGATTGGTTTCGCGCCTGGAAACTCAGTATCGGTGCAATCGCCCTGCTTGAATCCAATTCGACAGGTTCCGTGCTCGATCTCGACCAGGCGATCGCCCGGGTAAAAAATTTCTCCGTCCTACTGCGCGGGCCGCGCCCAATCGCCGAGGCAATTTCATCCGCGGGTGGCGTGGCCTGGTGCGAGCTAGACGAGGCCCTGATGTTGCGCAAACTGCCGGGCGTTTTCGTAGCCGGCGAAATGATTGATTGGGAAGCACCGACCGGCGGTTATCTGCTGCAGGGCTGTTTCGCGACAGCGACGCGCGCAGGCCGCGGCGCGGCCACGATGTGGCCCAGTCTTCCAAGCTAA
- a CDS encoding DUF885 domain-containing protein, producing MRLIIALSLLTAFPLLAQPTPDPKTDVSNKTLLTKATPPVSKAGNDIAALRKLADEYYSWRNEVSPVFSSDSGLHTWDNRLTDYSPAKIAERAQRVRKLLDQVRAMTAAKWPKDDRIDWMLFRAQLENVDFGNRVLQSESRDPQLYVGECSTGIFSLLKKEYDAPRTRALAATERLKAMPAMLAQGERNLQKPVKLFAQLAIASARSIDPLFNDSLMTLARDMAPAERDALVKARDAALVAIHGFADRLEKRLPSMVDFAPMGTANYNYYLKHVLLLPLDAEQVAMLGRAELARYRALESLLPDPSLADPNPARSKNIPPDQASFLAAYESREQEMINFMKEHKIVTIPDYLGRFEIRQLPEAFKPTSPGGFMNPPGLYDKDPSGFFFIPTYNPQSKNFYIRAAIEDPRPILGHEGIPGHFMQISIANHLSNEIRRQHGDGVFVEGWALYGEEMLMRTGLYPENSAAQGQILRLSRYRSARIGVDVNLHTGKWTFEQAVQYFMEGGGLDREAAEGEAAGAASSPTQKISYIVGKWQIMNLLGRYRDKAGTNFQLGKFHDDLIKSGSLPLSIVEWILLDDATSIEQVMR from the coding sequence ATGAGATTGATCATCGCACTCAGCTTGTTGACGGCGTTCCCTCTCCTCGCTCAACCGACGCCGGATCCGAAAACGGACGTTTCGAACAAGACGCTCCTTACCAAGGCGACGCCACCGGTTAGCAAAGCGGGCAACGATATCGCCGCGCTCCGCAAATTGGCGGACGAATATTATTCCTGGCGGAATGAAGTCTCTCCCGTGTTCAGCAGCGACTCCGGACTCCACACCTGGGACAATCGCCTCACCGATTACTCGCCCGCAAAAATCGCCGAACGCGCCCAACGGGTGCGCAAGCTTCTCGATCAGGTCCGCGCCATGACGGCGGCAAAGTGGCCGAAGGACGACCGGATCGATTGGATGCTGTTTCGCGCCCAGCTCGAAAACGTCGACTTCGGCAATCGTGTTCTGCAATCGGAGAGCCGCGACCCGCAGCTCTACGTGGGCGAATGTTCGACCGGGATTTTCTCGCTCCTGAAGAAGGAATACGACGCGCCGCGAACGCGCGCTCTGGCCGCGACCGAGCGTCTGAAAGCAATGCCGGCCATGCTCGCCCAGGGCGAACGCAACTTGCAGAAGCCGGTAAAACTATTCGCCCAGCTTGCGATTGCTTCCGCCCGGTCGATCGACCCTCTTTTCAACGACAGTCTCATGACCCTGGCCCGCGACATGGCGCCCGCCGAGCGCGACGCACTGGTGAAAGCGCGCGATGCGGCGCTGGTCGCTATCCATGGCTTCGCGGATCGGCTCGAAAAACGCCTTCCCTCAATGGTCGATTTCGCGCCAATGGGGACGGCGAACTACAATTACTACCTCAAGCACGTTCTCCTGCTTCCTCTTGATGCCGAGCAGGTCGCGATGTTGGGACGCGCCGAACTAGCCCGCTATCGCGCGCTCGAATCGCTCCTGCCCGATCCATCGCTAGCCGATCCGAATCCGGCACGGAGCAAAAACATTCCGCCCGACCAGGCGTCGTTCCTGGCGGCCTACGAAAGCCGGGAGCAGGAAATGATTAATTTCATGAAGGAACACAAGATCGTGACGATCCCGGATTACCTCGGCCGGTTCGAGATCCGGCAGCTGCCGGAAGCGTTCAAGCCGACCAGTCCCGGGGGCTTCATGAATCCGCCCGGTCTCTACGACAAGGATCCGTCCGGGTTCTTTTTCATTCCGACCTACAATCCGCAATCGAAGAACTTCTACATTCGCGCGGCGATCGAAGATCCGCGGCCGATCCTGGGGCATGAAGGGATCCCAGGCCACTTCATGCAGATCTCGATCGCGAATCATCTGTCGAACGAAATCCGGCGTCAGCATGGTGACGGCGTTTTCGTGGAAGGTTGGGCACTCTACGGCGAGGAAATGCTGATGCGCACCGGGCTTTATCCGGAGAACTCGGCGGCACAGGGACAAATTCTGCGCCTCTCTCGCTACCGCTCGGCGCGCATCGGCGTGGATGTGAATCTGCACACCGGGAAATGGACGTTCGAACAGGCGGTCCAGTATTTCATGGAAGGCGGCGGCCTCGATCGCGAAGCCGCCGAAGGCGAAGCGGCCGGGGCGGCGTCGAGTCCCACGCAGAAGATCAGTTACATCGTGGGCAAATGGCAGATCATGAATTTGCTGGGCCGCTATCGCGACAAAGCCGGAACGAACTTTCAGCTCGGCAAGTTTCATGACGACCTGATTAAGAGCGGCAGTCTGCCTCTTTCGATCGTCGAATGGATTTTGTTGGATGACGCGACCTCAATAGAACAGGTGATGCGCTGA